A genomic window from Vigna radiata var. radiata cultivar VC1973A chromosome 2, Vradiata_ver6, whole genome shotgun sequence includes:
- the LOC111240795 gene encoding purple acid phosphatase 15-like produces MLSWSPSIWIVFLASDNPVRVVVFSNRPVTVPLDQTFRGNAMDMPHTDPLLQTTAQGFQPQQISLSLSSSHHSVSISWITGEFQIGDNVEPLDPNSVASVVRYGRFRRSMSHRATGYSLVYSQLYPFEGNHDSFCYRSPELWCSFCRYCWKTSFDERDYRLGGRCKDSERKKDNSEPFEE; encoded by the exons ATGTTGTCTTGGTCACCATCAATCTGGATCGTCTTCCTCGCGTCAGATAACCCAGTCCGCGTCGTCGTCTTCTCCAACAGACCTGTCACCGTTCCTCTTGATCAGACCTTCCGAGGAAACGCCATGGATATGCCACACACCGATCCTTTGCTTCAAACAACCGCTCAAGGCTTCCAACCACAACAGATATCTCTCTCCCTCTCCTCTTCTCATCACTCTGTTTCCATTTCTTGGATTACAG GGGAATTCCAAATTGGGGACAACGTAGAACCCTTAGATCCTAACAGTGTTGCGAGCGTAGTTCGATATGGAAGGTTCCGAAGGTCCATGAGTCACCGAGCCACGGGTTATTCCCTCGTTTATAGTCAACTTTATCCTTTTGAAGGAAATCACGATTCCTTCTGTTACAGATCTCCTGAACTGTGGTGTTCGTTTTGTAGATACTGCTGGAAGACTAGTTTTGATGAACGGGATTATAGACTCGGAGGAAGATGCAAAGATTCTGAGAGAAAAAAGGATAATTCTGAACCATTTGAAGAGTGA